From Streptomyces asiaticus, one genomic window encodes:
- a CDS encoding CoA-transferase subunit beta: MTATPAGTTDYNYTSDELMEVNAARALTDATTCFVGIGLPSTAANLARATVNPGLVLLYESGTIGSKPTRLPLSIGDGELAETADAVVPVPEMFNYWLQGGRIDVGFLGAAQVDRYANINTTVVDRGPDKPEGRLPGAGGAPEIASNCGKVLMVLRHSTRNFVERLDFVTTLGHGGGPGDRKKLGMPGAGPTAVITDLGILRPDPATAELVLTEVHPDVTVERVRAATGWELTVADTVGTTEPPTPQELAALRALKAAGKPGKETR, translated from the coding sequence ATGACCGCCACCCCCGCCGGGACGACGGACTACAACTACACATCCGACGAGCTGATGGAGGTGAACGCCGCCCGCGCGCTCACCGACGCCACCACCTGCTTCGTCGGCATCGGCCTCCCCAGCACCGCCGCCAACCTGGCCCGCGCCACCGTCAACCCCGGCCTCGTACTCCTCTACGAGTCGGGCACCATCGGCTCCAAGCCCACCCGGCTCCCGCTGTCCATCGGCGACGGCGAGCTCGCCGAGACGGCCGACGCGGTGGTCCCGGTGCCGGAGATGTTCAACTACTGGCTCCAGGGCGGCCGGATCGACGTCGGCTTCCTCGGCGCCGCCCAGGTCGACCGCTACGCCAACATCAACACCACCGTCGTGGACCGCGGCCCGGACAAGCCCGAGGGCCGCCTCCCCGGCGCGGGCGGCGCCCCCGAGATCGCCTCCAACTGCGGCAAGGTGCTGATGGTGCTGCGCCACTCCACCCGCAACTTCGTGGAGCGGCTGGACTTCGTGACGACCCTGGGCCACGGCGGCGGCCCCGGCGACCGTAAGAAGCTCGGCATGCCGGGCGCCGGCCCCACCGCCGTCATCACCGACCTGGGCATCCTGCGCCCCGACCCGGCCACCGCCGAGCTGGTGCTGACCGAAGTGCACCCGGACGTCACCGTGGAGCGGGTACGGGCCGCCACCGGCTGGGAGCTGACCGTCGCCGACACCGTGGGCACCACCGAGCCGCCCACCCCCCAAGAGCTGGCGGCGCTGCGCGCCCTCAAAGCCGCCGGGAAGCCCGGGAAGGAGACCCGATGA
- a CDS encoding CoA transferase subunit A, which translates to MADIRSLRDAVADLVHDGDTVAMEGFTHLIPYAAAHEVIRQGITDLTLARMTPDVIYDQLIGAGLVRKLVFSWGGNPGVGSLHRFRDAVENGWPRPLELDEHSHAGMANRYVAGASKLPFAVLRGYRGSDIPTRTDTVSTVVCPFTGEELAAVAALNPDVTVIHAQQADRAGNVQMWGLTGVQKEAALAADRVLVTVEEIVEELTPRPGGIVLPTWVIDAVSVVPGGAHPSYATGYSTRDNDFYQAWDPIARDREAFLTWIEDNVRNSDVRDSNVRNSEGALTR; encoded by the coding sequence ATGGCCGACATCCGAAGCCTGAGGGACGCCGTGGCGGACCTCGTCCACGACGGGGACACCGTCGCGATGGAGGGATTCACCCACCTGATCCCGTACGCCGCCGCGCACGAGGTCATCCGTCAGGGCATCACCGATCTCACCCTCGCCCGGATGACCCCGGACGTCATCTACGACCAGCTCATCGGCGCCGGACTCGTCCGCAAGCTGGTGTTCTCCTGGGGCGGCAACCCCGGCGTGGGCTCGCTGCACCGCTTCCGTGACGCCGTCGAGAACGGCTGGCCGCGGCCGCTGGAGCTGGACGAGCACAGCCACGCGGGCATGGCGAACCGCTATGTGGCGGGCGCCTCCAAGCTGCCGTTCGCCGTATTGCGCGGCTATCGCGGCAGCGACATCCCGACCCGTACGGACACCGTCTCCACCGTCGTCTGCCCCTTCACCGGGGAGGAGTTGGCCGCCGTCGCGGCGCTCAACCCGGACGTCACCGTCATCCACGCCCAGCAGGCCGACCGGGCCGGCAATGTGCAGATGTGGGGGCTGACCGGGGTGCAGAAGGAGGCGGCGCTCGCGGCGGACCGGGTGCTGGTGACCGTGGAGGAGATCGTCGAGGAGCTCACGCCACGCCCCGGCGGGATCGTCCTGCCGACGTGGGTGATCGACGCGGTGTCCGTCGTCCCCGGCGGCGCCCACCCCTCCTACGCCACCGGGTACTCGACCCGCGACAACGACTTCTACCAGGCATGGGACCCGATCGCCCGCGACCGCGAGGCGTTCTTGACGTGGATCGAGGACAACGTGCGCAACAGCGACGTGCGCGACAGCAACGTGCGCAACAGCGAGGGAGCCCTCACCCGATGA
- a CDS encoding MarR family winged helix-turn-helix transcriptional regulator produces MGGAVDLNTHPGHLARRFQQAHSLLWGAMVSEETTSPQFAVVNALIEKPEIDQRTLSEHVHLDRSTIADLVARLARRGLLERVRDPNDGRRNVLRLTEEGVRVHRKLVTRTSRMNRVFLAPLDETERETLLRLIARVADAAEELRA; encoded by the coding sequence ATGGGTGGCGCGGTCGATCTGAACACGCACCCCGGGCATCTGGCCCGCCGCTTCCAGCAGGCGCACTCCCTGCTGTGGGGCGCGATGGTCTCCGAGGAGACCACCTCGCCGCAGTTCGCGGTGGTCAACGCGCTGATCGAGAAGCCGGAGATCGACCAGCGGACGCTGAGCGAACACGTCCATCTCGACCGCTCCACCATCGCCGACCTGGTCGCCCGGCTGGCCCGGCGCGGCCTGCTGGAGCGGGTGCGCGACCCGAACGACGGCCGCCGTAACGTCCTGCGGCTGACGGAGGAGGGCGTCCGGGTCCACCGGAAGCTGGTCACCCGGACGTCCCGGATGAACCGGGTCTTCCTGGCCCCGCTGGACGAGACGGAGCGGGAGACGCTGCTGCGGCTGATCGCGCGGGTCGCGGACGCGGCGGAGGAGTTGCGTGCGTAG
- a CDS encoding putative protein N(5)-glutamine methyltransferase has product MSASPSSLVTLSAVVTRLRAAGCVFAEDEARLILSAGHVPAEIDAMVDRRAAGLPLEHVLGWADFRGLRISIDPGVFVPRRRTEFLVEQAVPLARSGAVVVDLCCGSGALGAALASALGGVELYAADIDPVAVRCARRNVGAAGGTVYAGDLYEPLPAALRGRVDLLLANVPYVPTEEVGLLPPEARVHEARVALDGGADGLDVLRRVTAGAGGWLTPGGSLLFETSGRQAATAMAIVAEGGLEPRLAESDELDATVIIGTRPSAS; this is encoded by the coding sequence ATGTCGGCTTCTCCATCTTCACTTGTCACCCTTTCCGCCGTCGTCACCAGGCTCCGCGCCGCCGGGTGCGTGTTCGCCGAGGACGAGGCGCGGCTGATCCTTTCCGCGGGCCACGTTCCGGCCGAGATCGACGCCATGGTGGACCGGCGCGCCGCCGGACTGCCGCTGGAGCACGTCCTCGGCTGGGCGGATTTCCGGGGACTTCGCATATCCATCGACCCCGGGGTCTTCGTACCGCGCCGGCGCACCGAGTTCCTGGTCGAGCAGGCCGTACCGCTGGCCCGGTCCGGGGCCGTCGTGGTCGATCTGTGCTGCGGCTCGGGCGCGCTGGGCGCCGCGCTGGCCTCGGCCCTGGGCGGGGTGGAGCTGTACGCGGCCGATATCGACCCGGTCGCGGTGCGCTGCGCGCGGCGCAATGTCGGGGCGGCGGGCGGCACGGTGTACGCGGGCGACCTCTACGAGCCGCTGCCCGCCGCGCTGCGCGGCCGCGTGGACCTCCTGCTGGCCAACGTCCCGTACGTGCCCACCGAGGAGGTCGGGCTGCTGCCGCCGGAGGCCCGGGTCCACGAGGCGCGGGTGGCGCTGGACGGCGGCGCGGACGGGCTGGACGTCCTGCGCCGGGTGACCGCCGGGGCGGGCGGCTGGCTGACCCCGGGCGGCTCGCTGCTCTTCGAGACGAGCGGACGGCAGGCGGCCACGGCGATGGCCATCGTGGCGGAGGGCGGGCTGGAGCCACGGCTGGCCGAAAGCGACGAGCTGGACGCCACGGTCATCATCGGCACGAGGCCATCGGCCTCGTAG